Proteins co-encoded in one Myxococcus xanthus genomic window:
- a CDS encoding lipid A deacylase LpxR family protein, which yields MLKALALLTASCLAQAEASSAAKVEEKLPFVTSLHFENDVLAKSDRLYTNGVRIEHFGEYDGCRSIARTLRLPDGVQHRYLCGGSLAQNMYTPSRIVPLPEQEVFPDPNDRPYGGWLHGGIFFQHIYAGRAPADSSRLTLQATVGVTGPASGAAQTQRWLHRTLNDIFGHTVARIPVGWEKQLPTEPAFHFSALREQPLLWSPVVDVTWSAGAMLGTVFVNASLGGTVRVGYLARPYGLAPIMPSVVKELEAQRTPGEASSELMAIRDERAWEAYLYARGQVRVVARNLFLDGTLFRPSISVRKAPIVGDSEFGAAFRTGGFQFGLSMVFRSQEMADPPNPLLSGHRFTQIQLSYLH from the coding sequence ATGCTGAAGGCACTCGCGCTGCTGACCGCATCCTGTCTGGCCCAGGCGGAGGCTTCTTCCGCCGCGAAGGTGGAGGAGAAGCTGCCGTTCGTCACGAGCCTTCACTTCGAGAATGACGTGTTGGCCAAGAGCGACCGGCTCTACACGAACGGCGTCCGCATCGAGCACTTCGGGGAGTACGACGGGTGCCGTTCCATCGCGCGGACGCTGCGACTTCCGGACGGCGTGCAGCACCGGTACCTCTGTGGCGGCTCGCTGGCGCAGAACATGTACACGCCCAGCCGCATCGTTCCGCTGCCGGAGCAGGAGGTGTTCCCGGACCCGAACGACCGGCCCTACGGGGGCTGGCTGCACGGGGGCATCTTCTTCCAGCACATCTATGCGGGGAGGGCGCCCGCGGATTCGTCGAGGCTGACGCTCCAAGCCACGGTGGGCGTCACGGGCCCGGCGTCCGGGGCGGCACAGACGCAGCGCTGGCTGCACCGGACGCTGAACGACATCTTCGGGCACACGGTTGCAAGGATTCCGGTGGGTTGGGAGAAGCAGTTGCCCACCGAGCCCGCATTCCACTTCTCCGCGCTCCGCGAGCAGCCGCTGCTCTGGAGCCCCGTGGTGGACGTGACATGGTCCGCCGGGGCGATGCTGGGCACGGTCTTCGTGAACGCGAGCCTGGGAGGAACGGTCCGTGTGGGCTATCTGGCCCGGCCGTATGGCCTGGCGCCCATCATGCCGTCTGTGGTCAAGGAACTGGAGGCTCAACGGACTCCAGGGGAGGCCTCCTCGGAGCTGATGGCCATTCGAGATGAACGCGCCTGGGAGGCCTACCTGTACGCCCGGGGGCAGGTGAGGGTGGTCGCGAGGAACCTGTTCCTGGATGGCACGCTCTTCCGGCCGAGCATCAGCGTCCGGAAGGCGCCCATCGTCGGGGACAGCGAGTTCGGCGCGGCCTTCCGCACGGGCGGGTTCCAATTCGGCTTGAGCATGGTCTTCCGCTCTCAGGAAATGGCCGACCCGCCGAACCCGCTCCTGTCAGGCCATCGGTTCACCCAGATTCAGCTTTCGTATCTCCACTGA
- the sppA gene encoding signal peptide peptidase SppA has product MSVHYGPGTHISIPDAMLRLPFIALANLYLLLVSLLGAPFRMMAASHRPAYVRFRLTGDPPYRERRRRRLQLGGSRPEPSDVTSVERLRESLELLAKDGRVKGILLEVEDLAVPAAKRDALVAVLRAFRAQGKRVVGWAVHVDNEGYALLCSADEVLLPPMGRVELVGYAAESTALGVGLSRVGIRPQFIRRGDYKTAPELFTRPVVSDIQTRTVESFLDERYADLLDVVARGRRKTPEEVRALIDQGPFSARRAVDAGLADALVSEANLPAYLGLAKPGDGEEETELEPMETYLSTIPFPPVRWKRLRRNPRVAVVPVSGIIIPGKGASGKMATSETVVKALRAAGRDKRSKAVVVYISSPGGTPLASEQMLEAVQRVARKKPVIAYMDRVCASAGYMVAVGAKEIWSAPHAMVGSIGVFAGKFDMSGLMEKLGVHKTVLVRGQNAAMLSFSRGFTPQEEATLEAEVEEMYQAFLDIVAKGRGRTKEEIHQLAEGRVYSGVRGKAVGLVDQVAGFEEACRHALSLAKVPAAERFEIMTYGAPKQRVNLLKLLMGASHAQTYALCPTALSLNGLGGTEAFEDAARFGVADVVGRVFPDDQWPFGG; this is encoded by the coding sequence GTGAGCGTCCATTACGGGCCGGGGACCCACATTTCCATTCCGGACGCCATGCTGCGCCTGCCCTTCATCGCCCTCGCCAACCTGTACCTCCTCCTGGTCTCCCTGCTGGGCGCGCCCTTCCGGATGATGGCCGCCAGCCACCGGCCCGCCTACGTCCGCTTCCGGCTGACGGGGGATCCGCCGTACCGCGAGCGACGCCGGCGCCGGTTGCAGTTGGGGGGCAGCCGCCCCGAGCCGTCGGATGTCACGTCCGTGGAGCGCCTCCGCGAGTCGTTGGAGCTCCTGGCCAAGGACGGCCGGGTGAAGGGCATCCTCCTGGAGGTGGAGGACCTGGCCGTGCCCGCGGCGAAGCGGGATGCGCTGGTGGCGGTGTTGAGGGCCTTCCGAGCCCAGGGGAAGCGGGTGGTGGGCTGGGCGGTCCACGTGGACAACGAGGGATATGCCCTCCTGTGCTCGGCGGACGAGGTGCTCCTGCCCCCCATGGGCCGCGTGGAGCTGGTGGGCTACGCCGCCGAGTCCACCGCCCTGGGCGTGGGCCTGTCGCGCGTGGGCATCCGGCCGCAATTCATCCGGCGCGGGGATTACAAGACGGCGCCGGAGCTCTTCACCAGGCCCGTCGTGTCGGACATCCAGACGCGGACGGTGGAGTCGTTCCTGGATGAGCGCTACGCGGACCTGTTGGACGTAGTGGCTCGGGGGCGGCGCAAGACGCCGGAGGAGGTCCGGGCGCTGATCGACCAGGGGCCCTTCAGTGCTCGCCGGGCGGTGGACGCGGGGCTGGCGGACGCACTGGTGAGCGAGGCGAACCTGCCCGCGTACCTCGGGCTGGCGAAGCCGGGGGACGGGGAGGAGGAGACGGAGCTGGAGCCGATGGAGACCTATCTCTCCACGATTCCGTTCCCGCCGGTCCGTTGGAAGCGGCTGCGGCGGAACCCGCGCGTCGCGGTGGTGCCCGTGTCTGGAATCATCATCCCGGGCAAGGGGGCCAGCGGGAAGATGGCGACCTCGGAGACGGTGGTGAAGGCGCTGCGCGCCGCGGGGCGGGACAAACGGTCGAAGGCGGTGGTCGTCTACATCAGCAGTCCGGGCGGGACGCCGCTGGCGTCGGAACAGATGCTGGAGGCAGTGCAACGCGTGGCGCGGAAGAAACCCGTCATCGCGTACATGGACCGGGTGTGTGCCAGCGCGGGGTACATGGTGGCGGTGGGCGCGAAGGAGATCTGGTCCGCGCCGCACGCCATGGTGGGCTCGATTGGTGTCTTCGCGGGCAAGTTCGACATGTCCGGGCTGATGGAGAAGCTCGGGGTGCACAAGACGGTGCTGGTCCGGGGGCAGAACGCGGCCATGCTCTCGTTCTCGCGTGGCTTCACGCCGCAAGAGGAGGCCACGCTGGAGGCCGAGGTGGAGGAGATGTACCAGGCCTTCCTCGACATCGTCGCGAAGGGGCGGGGACGGACGAAGGAGGAGATCCACCAGTTGGCGGAAGGCCGCGTGTACTCGGGCGTGCGAGGCAAGGCCGTGGGGCTGGTGGACCAGGTCGCGGGCTTCGAGGAGGCCTGCCGCCACGCGCTGTCGCTGGCGAAGGTGCCGGCGGCGGAGCGGTTCGAAATCATGACCTATGGTGCGCCCAAGCAGCGGGTGAACCTGCTGAAGCTGTTGATGGGGGCATCCCATGCGCAGACGTATGCGCTGTGCCCCACGGCCTTGAGCCTGAATGGGTTGGGCGGCACGGAGGCGTTTGAAGATGCCGCGCGCTTCGGGGTGGCCGACGTGGTGGGTAGAGTGTTTCCTGATGACCAGTGGCCATTCGGGGGCTGA
- the rtcA gene encoding RNA 3'-terminal phosphate cyclase, which yields MTGTQGPDTGLVRLDGSEGEGGGQILRSALSLSLITGRPFHITRLRERRDPPGLRPQHLACVRGAEALCGGAAFSEGATVGASELSFTPAPVRAGDYLLEVGTAGSTPLLFQCLVYPLALAGGGRLTLRGGTHLPHSPSFHYVATVWQPVAHAYGLPVLLSLVHAGFYPEGAGEIVAEVGPPQEPPRLVELPARGMLREVRVSSFTGGLPFTIAERQSRAAVGALRERGILAEADNRPLAVTRSVGTVTFVLAQFEHTIAGFTALGERGRPAEDVGREGGEALARFMETGGALDEHLADQILLPAALLAAGRLGPASPGTTRFTAARITDHLTTHARVVERFLPVRVTVDAGGSVEVRPA from the coding sequence ATGACCGGCACCCAGGGGCCCGACACCGGGCTGGTGCGGCTGGATGGGAGTGAGGGCGAAGGGGGCGGCCAGATTCTCCGCTCCGCGCTGTCGCTGTCGCTCATCACCGGCCGCCCGTTCCACATCACGCGCCTGCGCGAGCGACGTGATCCGCCCGGTCTGCGTCCCCAGCACCTGGCCTGCGTACGCGGCGCCGAGGCCCTGTGTGGCGGTGCCGCTTTTTCCGAGGGCGCCACCGTCGGCGCCTCCGAGCTCTCCTTCACCCCGGCCCCCGTGCGCGCCGGCGACTACCTGCTGGAGGTGGGCACCGCGGGCAGCACGCCGTTGCTCTTCCAGTGCCTCGTCTATCCGCTGGCCCTGGCCGGCGGAGGACGGCTGACCTTGCGAGGCGGCACGCACCTGCCCCATAGCCCCAGCTTCCACTATGTGGCCACCGTCTGGCAGCCGGTGGCGCATGCGTATGGCCTGCCGGTGCTGCTGTCCCTGGTGCACGCCGGCTTCTACCCGGAGGGCGCGGGGGAGATTGTCGCGGAGGTGGGGCCACCGCAGGAGCCGCCCCGGCTGGTGGAGCTGCCCGCGCGAGGCATGTTGCGCGAGGTCCGCGTGTCGTCCTTCACCGGCGGGCTGCCGTTCACCATCGCCGAGCGTCAATCCAGGGCCGCCGTGGGGGCGCTGCGTGAGCGCGGCATCCTGGCGGAGGCGGACAACCGCCCGCTGGCGGTGACGCGCTCGGTGGGGACCGTCACTTTCGTCCTGGCCCAGTTCGAGCACACCATCGCGGGCTTCACCGCGCTGGGAGAGCGGGGCCGCCCCGCCGAGGACGTGGGTCGCGAGGGCGGAGAAGCCCTGGCGCGGTTCATGGAGACGGGTGGGGCGCTCGACGAGCACCTTGCCGATCAGATTCTCCTGCCCGCCGCACTGCTGGCCGCCGGACGCCTGGGGCCGGCGTCACCGGGCACCACGCGCTTCACGGCGGCGCGAATCACCGACCACCTCACCACCCACGCCCGTGTCGTGGAGCGCTTCCTGCCCGTGCGCGTCACGGTGGATGCGGGAGGCTCCGTGGAGGTCCGGCCCGCCTGA
- a CDS encoding CocE/NonD family hydrolase gives MHPVTRCLAAVLLATVAGPAQAQSTPPAPKRPYSISPERTERVRSQYTKFEYRIPMRDGTRLFTSVYVPADASPGKRYPIILVRTPYSVAPYGVDRYPPALAPTEAFEKDGFIFAFQDVRGRNMSEGEFVNVRPYKPKKAGPKDFDESTDTYDTIEWLVKRVANNNGRVGQWGISYPGFYASAGAIDSHPALKAVSPQAPIADWFWDDMHRHGAFNLALAFNFFSTFGKPRPHPTDNEEWQRFEHGTPDGYQFFLDLGPLGNADAKHMKGDVAFWKDVTAHPNYDSFWQARNLLPHLKNIKAAVLTVGGWYDTEDLYGPLRTYAAIEKQNPGISNSLIMGPWPHGGWQRGGGESLGDADFGFATSETYQTLALDFFKHHLKGGAKPDVPEAMVFETGANRWRRFDTWPPKGLRETRLYFQPKGGLATTAPKTTGASFAEYVSDPAKPVPYTQEMMTGWSKDYMTEDQRFAARRPDVLVFETEPLERDLTLAGPLEAELWVSTTGTDADWVVKLVDVNPGKVRGWRKGDEEKGQKNRGHQQTLVRGEPFRGRFRDSYSEPKPFKPNEVTKVRFVINDVFHTFQRGHRVMIQVQSSWFPFIDRNPQTYVPNIFEAKEEHFTRAFHRVYHSAANPSFIQVGVLPSLDE, from the coding sequence ATGCATCCCGTGACCCGATGCCTCGCGGCTGTCCTGCTGGCCACCGTCGCAGGCCCGGCGCAGGCGCAGTCCACCCCGCCAGCCCCGAAGCGCCCTTACAGCATCTCTCCCGAGCGCACCGAACGCGTCCGCTCGCAGTACACCAAGTTCGAGTACCGCATTCCCATGCGGGACGGGACGCGCCTGTTCACCTCCGTCTACGTCCCCGCGGACGCGTCACCGGGGAAGCGCTATCCCATCATCCTGGTGCGCACGCCGTACAGCGTCGCACCCTATGGCGTGGACCGGTATCCCCCCGCGCTGGCCCCCACCGAGGCGTTCGAGAAGGACGGCTTCATCTTTGCCTTCCAGGACGTGCGCGGCCGAAACATGTCCGAAGGCGAGTTCGTCAACGTACGCCCCTACAAGCCGAAGAAGGCCGGGCCCAAGGACTTTGACGAGAGCACCGACACGTACGACACCATCGAGTGGCTGGTGAAGCGCGTGGCGAACAACAACGGCCGCGTGGGCCAGTGGGGGATTTCGTACCCCGGCTTCTACGCGTCGGCGGGCGCCATTGATTCGCACCCGGCGCTCAAGGCGGTGTCACCGCAGGCCCCCATCGCCGACTGGTTCTGGGATGACATGCACCGCCACGGCGCCTTCAACCTGGCGCTGGCGTTCAACTTCTTCTCCACGTTCGGCAAGCCCCGGCCCCACCCCACGGACAACGAGGAGTGGCAGCGCTTCGAGCACGGCACGCCGGACGGCTACCAGTTCTTCCTGGACCTGGGCCCCCTGGGCAACGCGGACGCGAAGCACATGAAGGGGGACGTCGCCTTCTGGAAGGACGTCACCGCGCATCCCAACTACGACAGCTTCTGGCAGGCGCGGAACCTGCTCCCGCACCTGAAGAACATCAAGGCGGCGGTGCTCACGGTGGGCGGCTGGTACGACACCGAGGACCTCTACGGCCCCCTGCGGACCTACGCCGCCATCGAGAAGCAGAACCCCGGCATCTCCAACAGCCTCATCATGGGCCCGTGGCCGCACGGCGGCTGGCAGCGCGGCGGTGGCGAGTCCCTGGGCGACGCGGACTTCGGCTTCGCCACCAGCGAGACCTACCAGACGTTGGCGCTGGACTTCTTCAAGCACCACCTCAAGGGCGGCGCGAAGCCGGACGTGCCGGAGGCCATGGTGTTCGAGACGGGCGCCAACCGCTGGCGCCGCTTCGACACGTGGCCGCCCAAGGGGCTGCGCGAGACGCGGCTGTACTTCCAGCCCAAGGGTGGCTTGGCCACGACGGCGCCGAAGACGACGGGCGCATCCTTCGCCGAGTACGTGAGCGACCCCGCCAAGCCCGTGCCGTACACGCAGGAGATGATGACGGGCTGGAGCAAGGACTACATGACGGAGGACCAGCGCTTCGCCGCGCGCCGGCCGGACGTGCTGGTGTTCGAGACGGAGCCACTGGAGCGCGACCTCACGCTGGCGGGACCGCTGGAGGCGGAGTTGTGGGTTTCCACGACGGGCACCGACGCGGACTGGGTGGTGAAGCTGGTGGACGTCAACCCGGGCAAGGTGCGCGGGTGGCGCAAGGGCGATGAAGAGAAGGGGCAGAAGAACCGGGGCCATCAGCAGACGCTGGTGCGTGGCGAGCCCTTCCGCGGCCGGTTCCGCGACAGCTATAGCGAGCCCAAGCCCTTCAAGCCCAACGAGGTGACGAAGGTGCGCTTCGTCATCAATGACGTGTTCCACACCTTCCAGCGTGGGCACCGCGTGATGATTCAGGTCCAGTCGAGCTGGTTCCCGTTCATCGACCGCAATCCGCAGACCTACGTGCCCAACATCTTCGAGGCGAAGGAGGAGCACTTCACGCGCGCCTTCCATCGCGTCTACCACTCCGCGGCGAACCCTAGTTTCATCCAGGTGGGCGTGCTGCCCTCGTTGGACGAGTAG
- a CDS encoding sigma-54-dependent transcriptional regulator — protein sequence MWDEAKEGGTTRVLVVDDDAGVRFTLREMLKSLSGVEVDEAVDGEDALEKLSARPYELVISDLRMPRMDGMELVRRLSLFSRSPRVIVITAHGSERFAVEAMKAGAYDYFRKPFDVDELLAVVSRALESVRLREENARLSGELNLSRSLVFVSEPMARLAQLVQRAGSRDVTVLITGESGTGKERVADALVRASPRANRPFLRFNCAALTEELAEAELFGHARGAFTGAHRARPGLFREADGGTLLLDEVGELAPTLQARLLRVLQEGEVRPVGEDRPVTVDVRIIAATHRDLRRLALEGAFREDLYYRLNVVQLRVPPLRERPEDIPVLARVFLDRFIDRFHTGPLKIPDGFFEQLRALPWPGNVRELENTLESLVALSSEGRLDLGQLPSAEPAGADSGFPGASSDPVRPGPQDGAPGAGLKERVEAYERGLVLDALRIAGGNRSEAARRLGIGRATLHDKLRKYGLDDGGEERS from the coding sequence ATGTGGGATGAGGCCAAGGAGGGTGGCACCACGCGCGTCCTGGTGGTGGATGACGACGCGGGCGTTCGCTTCACGCTGCGGGAGATGCTCAAGAGCCTCTCCGGCGTCGAGGTGGATGAAGCCGTGGATGGCGAGGACGCGCTGGAGAAGCTGTCGGCCAGGCCCTACGAGTTGGTCATCTCCGACCTGCGCATGCCTCGGATGGATGGCATGGAACTGGTGCGCCGGCTGAGTCTGTTCTCCCGGTCACCTCGTGTCATCGTCATCACCGCGCATGGTTCCGAGCGCTTCGCGGTGGAGGCCATGAAGGCGGGGGCCTACGACTACTTCCGCAAGCCCTTCGATGTGGATGAGCTGCTGGCGGTCGTCTCCCGCGCGCTGGAGTCGGTACGGCTCCGCGAGGAGAACGCACGGCTTTCAGGTGAGCTGAACCTGTCCCGCTCGTTGGTGTTCGTCTCGGAGCCCATGGCCCGGCTCGCGCAGCTCGTGCAACGGGCGGGCTCACGGGATGTGACGGTGCTCATCACCGGCGAGAGCGGCACGGGCAAGGAGCGGGTGGCGGATGCGCTCGTCCGCGCCTCGCCGCGCGCGAACCGGCCCTTCCTGCGCTTCAACTGCGCCGCACTCACCGAGGAACTGGCGGAGGCCGAGCTGTTCGGCCACGCCCGGGGCGCCTTCACTGGAGCCCACCGCGCGCGGCCTGGGCTCTTCCGTGAGGCGGATGGCGGCACGCTGCTGTTGGACGAGGTGGGCGAGCTGGCGCCCACGCTCCAGGCCCGGCTCCTTCGCGTGCTTCAGGAGGGCGAGGTGCGCCCGGTGGGGGAGGACCGGCCGGTGACGGTGGACGTGCGCATCATCGCCGCCACCCACAGGGACTTGCGCCGCCTGGCCCTGGAGGGGGCGTTCCGCGAGGACCTCTACTACCGGCTCAACGTCGTCCAGCTCCGGGTGCCGCCGCTGCGCGAGCGCCCCGAGGACATCCCCGTGCTGGCGCGGGTGTTCCTGGACCGCTTCATCGACCGGTTCCACACCGGCCCGCTGAAAATCCCCGACGGCTTCTTCGAGCAGCTCCGTGCCTTGCCGTGGCCGGGTAACGTGCGCGAACTGGAGAACACGCTGGAGAGCCTGGTCGCGCTGTCCAGCGAGGGGCGGCTGGACCTGGGTCAGTTGCCTTCCGCCGAGCCGGCAGGAGCGGATAGTGGTTTCCCGGGGGCGTCATCGGACCCGGTCCGTCCAGGGCCGCAGGACGGGGCTCCCGGCGCGGGGCTCAAGGAGCGCGTGGAGGCGTACGAGCGCGGCCTGGTCCTGGACGCGCTGCGCATCGCGGGCGGAAACCGCAGTGAAGCGGCGCGGCGGCTGGGCATTGGCCGGGCCACCCTGCATGACAAGCTGCGCAAGTACGGGCTGGACGACGGCGGGGAAGAGCGGAGCTGA
- a CDS encoding sensor histidine kinase — protein MDSRTQRYFEDIQLKHFGRLFGRLVRVRLFLSLLLLLSAVCVAVIDGAPWRCVFMSVVGVGAFTYFFHEFRRFQRDGVDARSVPLNLWMGQIILTSIIVGTGGIASPVLPAALPLGFLSSLAATPRDRSRLLMAQLSTLMAVSFFQISGLVQGLPLWFLGAPSAVLLVAGALVTAIMLCVCSAAGGAIRTTFDNMLSEALASRDELLATHRSYAGALEAMSGEIAHELKNPLATVKGLTQLMAREAGRAQPAERLQVLSGEVVRMQGILEEFLNFTRPLVPLTVSPVDLGALCDEALVLHEGLAAGHGVRLERKGTEGVEAVCDSRKVKQVLMNLLHNAIEACPTGGRVTVEVRALPVGEARVFVRDSGPGLASDLEARVFDAGVTTKAKGSGLGLTVARALARQHGGDVTLANAVGGGCEAALTLPRELPAEILRPLHGVANVG, from the coding sequence ATGGACTCGCGGACCCAGCGCTACTTCGAGGACATCCAGCTCAAGCACTTCGGGCGCCTCTTCGGCCGGCTCGTTCGTGTCCGCCTGTTCCTGTCGCTATTGCTGCTGCTGTCCGCCGTGTGTGTCGCCGTCATCGACGGCGCGCCCTGGCGATGCGTGTTCATGAGCGTGGTGGGGGTGGGCGCCTTTACCTACTTCTTCCATGAGTTCCGCCGCTTTCAGCGCGACGGCGTTGACGCGCGCAGCGTGCCGCTCAATCTGTGGATGGGGCAGATCATCCTGACGAGCATCATCGTGGGGACAGGCGGCATCGCCAGCCCCGTGCTGCCCGCCGCGCTGCCCCTGGGCTTCTTGTCGAGCCTCGCGGCGACGCCCCGGGATCGCTCGCGGCTGTTGATGGCGCAGTTGTCCACGCTGATGGCCGTCTCCTTCTTCCAGATTTCCGGGCTGGTTCAGGGGCTGCCCCTGTGGTTCCTCGGCGCGCCGTCGGCCGTCCTGCTCGTCGCGGGCGCCCTCGTCACCGCCATCATGCTCTGCGTGTGCAGCGCCGCGGGCGGCGCCATCCGGACGACCTTCGACAACATGCTGAGCGAGGCGCTCGCCAGCCGCGACGAACTGCTGGCCACGCATCGCTCGTATGCGGGCGCCCTGGAGGCCATGTCCGGAGAGATTGCCCACGAGCTGAAGAACCCGCTGGCCACGGTGAAGGGCCTCACCCAGCTCATGGCACGCGAAGCAGGTCGCGCCCAGCCCGCCGAACGCCTGCAGGTGCTGTCGGGCGAGGTGGTGCGGATGCAGGGCATCCTGGAGGAGTTCCTCAACTTCACTCGGCCGCTGGTGCCTTTGACGGTGAGCCCCGTGGACCTGGGCGCGTTGTGCGACGAAGCCCTGGTGCTGCACGAAGGACTGGCGGCGGGCCACGGCGTGCGGCTGGAGCGCAAGGGCACGGAGGGCGTGGAGGCGGTGTGTGACTCGCGCAAGGTGAAGCAGGTGTTGATGAACCTGCTGCACAACGCCATCGAGGCCTGTCCCACGGGCGGGCGTGTCACCGTGGAGGTCCGCGCGCTGCCCGTGGGCGAGGCCCGCGTCTTCGTGCGCGACTCAGGGCCTGGACTGGCCTCCGATCTCGAGGCCCGTGTGTTCGACGCGGGCGTGACGACCAAGGCCAAGGGCTCCGGGTTGGGCCTGACGGTGGCGCGAGCCCTGGCGCGACAGCACGGCGGAGACGTCACGCTGGCGAATGCGGTAGGAGGCGGATGCGAGGCGGCGTTGACGCTTCCGCGAGAGCTGCCAGCGGAGATCCTGCGGCCACTGCACGGAGTCGCGAATGTGGGATGA
- a CDS encoding YdeI/OmpD-associated family protein, with amino-acid sequence MSPTKKAAAKKAPTAELPTIAFASPAEWASWLEANHASSRGLWLKLAKKGSGIESVTYAEAVDVALEWGWIDGQKNAFDDTAWLQKFTPRGAKSVWSKINCEKVEALIAAGRMKPSGMEVVALARQDGRWDAAYESPSKATVPEDLARALAANAKAAAFFATLNAANRYAILWRVHTAKKAETRARRIEQFVEMLARHESLHA; translated from the coding sequence ATGAGTCCGACGAAGAAGGCCGCCGCGAAGAAGGCCCCCACCGCTGAGCTCCCCACGATTGCCTTCGCGTCGCCCGCGGAATGGGCGTCCTGGCTCGAAGCGAACCATGCCTCGTCGCGCGGCCTCTGGTTGAAGCTGGCGAAGAAGGGCTCGGGCATCGAATCCGTCACCTACGCCGAAGCGGTCGACGTCGCGCTCGAGTGGGGCTGGATTGACGGTCAGAAGAACGCCTTCGATGACACCGCGTGGCTCCAGAAGTTCACTCCCCGGGGCGCGAAGAGCGTCTGGTCCAAGATCAACTGCGAGAAGGTAGAAGCGCTCATCGCCGCAGGCCGAATGAAGCCGTCGGGCATGGAGGTCGTGGCGCTCGCCAGGCAGGATGGCCGCTGGGACGCCGCCTACGAGTCCCCGAGCAAGGCCACCGTGCCCGAGGACCTGGCCCGCGCCCTGGCCGCGAATGCGAAGGCGGCCGCGTTCTTCGCCACGCTCAACGCGGCGAACCGGTACGCCATCCTATGGCGCGTCCACACCGCGAAGAAGGCGGAGACGCGGGCTCGGCGAATCGAACAGTTCGTCGAGATGCTGGCCCGGCACGAATCGCTGCACGCATGA
- a CDS encoding MFS transporter: protein MTHQAAASGLSIFQHRDFRFYLLARLCAVLAVQIESVAIGWQVYELTGSALALGYTGLAQFLPFLSLCLVGGQVADRVDRRTILAVCQTVMLVCSLLLLAFTLGHIRDVRFVYGVLVLFGAARAFHAPAGSALTPHLVPPEHLTRAVAINSTTWQVATIGGPAVGGILYGWIGAAGAYTASATLCALSVIWILILKVRTGRASAEPLSLSTLVAGLGFVRRQRLLLGSITLDLFAVLFGGAVALLPIYARDILHTGPWGLGLLRCAPAFGAAVVAVFLAMRPMGGNTGRKMFIAVAIFGAATLVFGMSRSLPLSLAALAIAGAADMISVVVRHTLELMATPDDMRGRVGAVNMMAIGASNELGEFRAGGFAEYLGAVPAVVAGAVGTLAVVALWAWAFPELRRVDRLESFARTKEPPATPAS, encoded by the coding sequence ATGACTCATCAGGCTGCGGCTTCCGGGCTCTCCATCTTCCAACATCGAGACTTCCGCTTCTATCTGCTGGCGCGCCTGTGCGCGGTGCTGGCCGTCCAGATTGAGTCGGTGGCCATTGGCTGGCAGGTCTACGAGCTCACGGGCAGCGCGCTCGCGCTCGGATACACGGGTCTGGCGCAGTTCCTGCCGTTCCTGTCGCTGTGTCTGGTGGGCGGTCAGGTGGCGGACCGCGTGGACCGGCGGACCATCCTGGCGGTGTGTCAGACGGTGATGCTGGTCTGCAGCCTGCTGCTGCTCGCCTTCACCTTGGGCCATATCCGCGACGTGCGATTCGTCTATGGCGTCCTGGTGCTCTTCGGCGCGGCGCGCGCGTTCCATGCCCCGGCGGGCTCCGCGCTCACTCCGCATCTGGTGCCGCCCGAGCACCTGACCCGCGCCGTGGCCATCAACTCCACCACGTGGCAGGTGGCCACCATTGGCGGCCCGGCCGTGGGCGGCATCCTTTATGGCTGGATCGGCGCCGCGGGGGCCTACACGGCCTCCGCCACGTTGTGCGCCCTCTCCGTCATCTGGATTCTCATCCTCAAGGTGCGGACCGGGCGCGCGTCCGCCGAGCCCCTCTCCCTGTCGACCCTGGTCGCGGGACTCGGATTCGTTCGACGGCAGCGCCTGCTGCTGGGCAGCATCACCCTGGACCTGTTCGCCGTGCTCTTCGGTGGCGCGGTGGCGCTCCTGCCCATCTATGCGCGGGACATCCTGCACACGGGGCCATGGGGCCTGGGGCTGCTGCGCTGTGCGCCCGCGTTCGGCGCCGCGGTGGTGGCCGTCTTCCTGGCCATGCGGCCCATGGGCGGCAACACCGGCCGGAAGATGTTCATCGCGGTCGCCATCTTCGGCGCGGCCACGCTCGTCTTCGGGATGAGCCGCTCGTTGCCCCTGTCGCTGGCGGCGCTGGCGATAGCAGGCGCCGCGGACATGATCAGCGTCGTGGTCCGCCACACGCTGGAGCTGATGGCCACCCCGGACGACATGCGCGGCCGCGTGGGCGCGGTGAACATGATGGCCATTGGCGCCTCCAACGAACTGGGCGAGTTCCGAGCGGGCGGGTTCGCCGAGTACTTGGGCGCCGTACCCGCGGTGGTCGCGGGCGCGGTGGGCACGCTGGCGGTGGTCGCGCTCTGGGCGTGGGCCTTTCCCGAACTGCGGCGGGTGGACCGCCTGGAGTCCTTCGCGAGGACGAAGGAGCCTCCAGCGACGCCCGCGAGTTGA